The following proteins are encoded in a genomic region of Coffea eugenioides isolate CCC68of chromosome 6, Ceug_1.0, whole genome shotgun sequence:
- the LOC113772786 gene encoding putative late blight resistance protein homolog R1B-17: MGIPGWDIIDFFLHALPGRTLGPVTISDWELLSSIWEAIHKLVRDEHAERVLLNMGFRIEAAAQEIGRELLIIDNNNKMKLPPVDDKILRDYYKKTCNVIEEIGEAVEHLLVLSGRSSRRLESPSDVSFWFSLVFPLADTLLSKRTGLPFPVALEKLDFIRVYLANVFGALDFPAAAAAAGGGDDVNIINDFMARVASVMVRIAIHIFKYRISRRKMNFRIKKEKDITLMPLEDLQQEIDPTNPRFMEFHLHFLVALHKIGGVKPKFCSRYFNYVAPRVRIGDLGDNYYRVIYKQLKMLVFTKLEEKEEDQTIPIFFAEVHTVFTETGSLKQPKLIHLCQKAEPRLPDLLIHVCLLQTELYLKGMLHRNIQGSTFQIKDLLNRAKDAADWMTKELIKRLGENPHGKAEYNAEYGSKTASLIQQVDHKVASLHQLFVAKKITEPTVRNSTLLLLLNIVAFKAEALFEKLPLESSRAANSVAHRKDQIALLARLNLFTLLCNQLKKETQDVDVIFPQTETFDAGMTGPINNMIMSSSQLLDKQNHLRTKLRELSPQFPFSDIPKTYMPGFIDFLVRNLKELLKYDPASIEQVRNYIKEIHLHFESLGSFLMKVSESDIEDNPELKDFGVHAANIAYKIEHVIDSIEVDAQWQHFFLVYDLLEELRIVNKQASSIQLTTSDAGVQSSKHIIQVPPNMISRAASNETVVDLRDEEQYAIDQLIKGSTRRGIVSIIGMPGIGKTTLAWKAFNHPNVRDHFHCRAWCTVSHVYERRELLLEILSGIVGLTDEIRQMTNENLQLKLHQCLLRNRFLIVMDDVWDAGVWNELRNSFPDDANGSRILITSRLRDVAMQIEPDSDPHSLRLFSDDESWTLLVEKVFHGEGCPEELLLVGKEIAKKCKGLPLAVVAISGLLQRIEKSSESWGKIAKSLIAEVMEDPNARCMEILELSYKHLPGYLKPCFLYLGVFLEDKDIPVSKLIRFWLAEGFIHDSELKSLEGIAESYLMELISRSLVEISKKKSNGEVKTCRLHDLLRDFCQLKAKEENFFKVITRSDEPYVSFPSSDFGFEFDFGHYSDRVTYESYRLCIFLERDHFFESVPFGLGTRSIIFFPSTDSEPICPSDISFILRNFKLLRTLDFEMINIGITFPVEIGLLVHLRYLAVSGYMRSIPQSVANLRKLETFVVKGLRGQVVLPDNMWSMASLRHLHVNMHVAFKLDDKEFGGCCELGNLVSFSRLSLSCGEDTKNIVKRLPNLRELKCIFFHPWDSSQNCGQFPKLDSLTRLVSLNVSYVGRAITSEFVLPPNLRELTLSNFHLPWSHISTIGRLPNLEVLKLLLGAFEGLVWDMEEEQFKELKFLKLDDLNICQWNATCDHLPKLERLVLQNCKDLEEVPNDFADIGTLKVIEVHWCGQSAEESAKGIREAVGDIKVIISSHLK; encoded by the coding sequence ATGGGTATTCCTGGCTGGGATATCATAGATTTTTTCTTGCATGCGTTACCGGGACGTACACTCGGACCTGTAACCATCTCGGATTGGGAGCTTTTGAGCTCTATTTGGGAAGCAATTCACAAGCTTGTAAGAGATGAACATGCAGAGCGGGTGCTGCTTAATATGGGATTCAGGATCGAAGCTGCAGCCCAGGAGATTGGCCGGGAATTGCTAATTATAGACAACAACAACAAGATGAAGCTGCCCCCGGTGGACGACAAAATTCTCCGAGATTATTACAAGAAAACCTGCAATGTGATCGAAGAGATCGGAGAAGCTGTTGAACACCTTTTGGTTTTATCCGGGAGGTCGTCGCGTCGACTGGAATCACCATCTGATGTTTCTTTTTGGTTCTCACTTGTATTTCCTCTAGCCGATACTTTGTTGAGTAAGAGGACGGGCCTGCCATTCCCAGTCGCGCTGGAAAAGCTAGACTTCATCCGAGTATACTTGGCAAATGTATTCGGGGCTCTGGACTTcccagcagcagcagcagcagcaggagGTGGTGATGATGTAAATATTATCAATGATTTTATGGCACGTGTTGCATCTGTAATGGTACGCATTGCAATCCACATTTTTAAGTACCGGATTTCCCgcagaaaaatgaattttcgaataaaaaaggaaaaagatattACGCTAATGCCGCTAGAGGATTTGCAACAAGAGATCGATCCAACTAATCCCAGATTCATGGAGTTCCATCTCCATTTCCTTGTAGCTCTCCATAAAATTGGAGGAGTTAAGCCCAAGTTTTGCTCTCgttattttaattatgttgCCCCCAGGGTGAGGATCGGAGATCTTGGAGACAACTATTATCGAGTGATCTACAAGCAGTTAAAGATGTTAGTCTTCACCAAACTGGAGGAGAAAGAGGAGGACCAAACGATCCCAATTTTCTTTGCAGAAGTTCATACGGTGTTCACGGAGACGGGATCTCTCAAACAGCCGAAGCTTATACATCTTTGTCAAAAAGCTGAGCCTAGACTTCCTGACCTACTTATACATGTTTGTCTTCTCCAGACGGAGCTTTACCTCAAGGGGATGCTTCACCGTAACATTCAAGGGAGCACTTTCCAAATTAAAGATCTGCTCAATCGTGCTAAAGATGCTGCTGATTGGATGACAAAAGAATTGATAAAACGTTTGGGAGAAAATCCTCATGGAAAGGCAGAATATAATGCAGAATATGGGAGTAAGACCGCGTCTCTCATTCAACAAGTGGACCACAAGGTCGCATCTCTCCACCAGTTATTTGTGGCGAAGAAGATAACAGAACCCACGGTGAGGAACTCAACTCTCCTATTGCTTCTTAACATTGTTGCTTTCAAAGCAGAAGCATTATTTGAGAAGTTACCACTGGAGAGTAGTAGGGCAGCAAATTCCGTGGCTCATCGCAAAGATCAAATTGCACTACTCGCGCGGCTTAATCTTTTCACACTTCTCTGCAACCAGCTAAAGAAGGAGACACAGGACGTGGACGTGATCTTCCCACAAACTGAAACTTTTGATGCAGGGATGACAGGACCCATCAACAATATGATCATGTCATCTTCTCAGCTGCTAGATAAGCAGAATCATCTCAGGACTAAGCTTAGAGAGCTAAGTCCCCAATTTCCATTTTCTGATATTCCCAAGACTTACATGCCAGGGTTCATTGATTTCCTCGTCAGAAACCTAAAGGAGCTGCTGAAATATGATCCTGCATCAATTGAACAAGTCAGGAATTACATAAAAGAGATTCATCTACATTTCGAGTCATTGGGTTCCTTTCTCATGAAAGTTTCAGAGTCGGATATTGAGGACAATCCAGAACTGAAAGATTTCGGTGTTCATGCTGCCAATATAGCATATAAAATTGAGCATGTTATTGACTCAATTGAGGTTGATGCTCAATGGCAGCACTTCTTTTTGGTTTATGATCTGCTAGAGGAGTTGAGGATTGTTAATAAGCAAGCCTCTAGTATTCAGTTGACAACCTCGGATGCCGGAGTCCAAAGTAGCAAACACATCATCCAGGTTCCACCCAACATGATATCACGGGCAGCAAGCAATGAAACGGTGGTCGATTTGAGAGATGAAGAACAATATGCGATTGATCAGCTCATCAAAGGATCCACACGGCGTGGCATTGTTTCCATTATTGGAATGCCTGGTATTGGCAAGACAACTCTGGCTTGGAAAGCGTTTAACCATCCAAATGTTAGGGATCACTTTCATTGCCGTGCATGGTGTACTGTTTCACACGTATATGAAAGAAGAGAACTGTTGCTGGAGATTTTAAGTGGCATTGTCGGGCTTACGGATGAAATTCGTCAAATGACTAACGAAAATCTCCAATTAAAATTGCATCAGTGCTTACTAAGAAACAGGTTTCTCATTGTTATGGATGACGTGTGGGATGCTGGAGTTTGGAATGAGCTAAGAAATTCATTCCCAGATGATGCCAATGGAAGCAGAATTTTGATTACGAGCCGCCTTCGTGATGTGGCCATGCAAATTGAACCAGATAGTGATCCTCATTCTCTACGCTTATTTTCTGATGATGAAAGCTGGACCTTATTAGTAGAGAAAGTATTCCATGGTGAAGGTTGTCCCGAAGAATTGTTGCTTGTTGGAAAGGAAATTGCCAAAAAGTGTAAAGGATTGCCTCTTGCTGTTGTTGCAATATCTGGTCTCCTCCAGAGGATAGAAAAGAGCTCAGAATCGTGGGGTAAAATTGCAAAAAGCTTGATTGCTGAAGTTATGGAAGATCCAAATGCTCGGTGCATGGAAATCTTAGAATTGAGTTACAAACACTTGCCGGGATATCTAAAACCGTGCTTTCTTTACTTGGGAGTTTTCCTTGAAGACAAGGATATTCCTGTTAGCAAGTTGATACGGTTTTGGCTTGCTGAAGGGTTCATCCATGACTCTGAGTTGAAGAGCTTGGAAGGTATTGCTGAAAGTTACTTGATGGAGTTGATTAGCAGAAGCCTGGTGGaaatctccaaaaaaaaatccaatggAGAGGTGAAAACATGCCGCTTGCATGATCTGTTACGTGATTTTTGTCAGTTAAAAGCCAAAGAAGAGAACTTTTTCAAGGTAATAACCAGGTCTGATGAGCCATATGTTTCTTTTCCCAGCTCAGATTTTGGTTTTGAATTCGATTTTGGCCATTATTCTGATCGCGTAACATATGAATCCTATCGGTTGTGCATATTTTTGGAGCGAGATCATTTTTTTGAATCAGTACCTTTTGGGCTGGGCACCCGCTCTATAATATTCTTTCCCTCAACTGATTCAGAGCCTATATGTCCTTCCGACATCTCATTCATTTTGCGCAACTTCAAACTTCTGCGCACGTTGGACTTTGAAATGATCAACATTGGTATTACCTTTCCTGTTGAAATAGGACTATTGGTTCATTTGAGGTATTTGGCGGTTAGTGGGTATATGCGTTCTATTCCACAATCCGTGGCCAATCTCCgaaaattggaaacttttgtTGTGAAGGGGTTACGTGGTCAGGTTGTCTTACCAGACAATATGTGGAGCATGGCAAGTTTGAGGCATCTTCATGTGAACATGCATGTTGCTTtcaagttggatgataaagagTTTGGCGGTTGCTGTGAGTTGGGAAATTTGGTTAGCTTTTCACGTCTCTCTCTTTCTTGTGGTGAAGATACAAAGAACATAGTGAAGAGGTTGCCAAATCTTCGTGAACTGAAATGCATATTCTTTCACCCATGGGATTCTTCCCAGAATTGTGGTCAGTTTCCAAAACTGGATTCTCTAACTCGTTTGGTGTCGCTCAATGTATCTTACGTTGGGAGAGCTATCACCAGTGAATTCGTTCTCCCACCAAATCTGAGGGAATTGACTCTTTCAAACTTTCACCTACCATGGAGCCACATCTCAACAATTGGGAGACTACCCAATCTGGAAGTCCTCAAGTTACTTCTTGGTGCCTTTGAGGGGCTGGTATGGGACATGGAGGAAGAACAGTTCAAGGAACTTAAATTCTTGAAGTTAGATGATCTGAACATTTGTCAATGGAATGCCACTTGTGATCACCTTCCCAAACTTGAACGGCTTGTCTTGCAAAATTGCAAAGACCTCGAGGAAGTCCCGAATGATTTTGCTGACATAGGTACACTGAAAGTGATTGAAGTGCACTGGTGCGGACAATCTGCAGAAGAGTCTGCAAAAGGAATCAGGGAAGCAGTTGGGGACATCAAAGTCATTATTAGTTCACATTTGAAATGA
- the LOC113773536 gene encoding late blight resistance protein R1-A-like codes for MAAAGSSFDLIHSTLEGLRRSFDRYHWTDEFGNDVDRFDDVNKDWMFLRTLWESVDMLRNGDDEADKVFNLGLKIEAAAKEIAQDVVLIDKKKMKTVWVDLQFLYDYGTKTKNLMAEIGEDLDQHLSGFSFQLRRPSPHVWFWSRFVSSVASRMGSIEPTSTDFNALASEMRSLQNYLNDVLCSDVDYPVAAAAAAGGDDVIDINASMNRVASEIVHLAIHTCDYWFSYRTNPGPIQEKKWIKLSKFAVDLQHEIDPTNPKFMEFHLHFLIALYKTGQHQVKFCRKFCNYVATKSGAEQVLDEVSWLVKFLVSSKLEEEDQFLPIFFAEIHAVLVVMASVFKKQRDECPKTLHSELVMMICLLQTELFLTEIALPKIKNSTFQIEDQLDQMKDQVCQKLGKVRRYSKNLPSGKAEYGNKILALIEQLYYSVASLCRSFKAKKINKSTVKNSILLLLLNIVILKAESLNKSSNAANFLVYRKGQIALLEQLNLFTLLSNHLMTVDMDMFFSQTEIFTTGMMTEGNKNMILSSLELLDKVKRIKAKLREVCPQVPLSDFPKTYRPGFIDFLLRNLEDLLKYDPSSIAPVKHHIKEVQLQFKSLSSIFMKASESDISENPELKDFLNCAANIAYKIEYVIDLIEIDAQWQHFFLVFDLLEELRIVNKRASGIHLTTSDDGDRDYQNLSQVPLNKMAQDGIPLIKETVVDISDEEQVITDQLTKGSARLGIVSIVGMPGIGKTTMAWKLFNCPKVLSHFHCRAWCTVSQEYEKKELLLEILGGIHGLNENICQMSKEDLQLKLRQCLLRNKFLIVMDDVWDAGVWNELKISFPDDANGSRVLITSRHHDVALQIEPNGDPHSLRLFSDDESWNLIVGRVFQGESCPEELLLVGKEIAQKCKGLPLAVVAISGLLRRIENSRESWEKIAKSLIAKVMEDPKARCMEILELSYKYLPGYLKPCFIYLGVFLEDKDIPVSKLTRFWLAEGCIHDSELKSLEGIAEGYLMELISRSLVEVSKRRSNGMVKSCRLHDLLRDFCQLKARAENFFQLVTRFDEPYVSFPSSDFGFEFDFGHHSDPVTYEAYRLCIFLKRVHFVVSRPFGLGTRSLIFFPSADSEPRCPYDISFICSNFKLLRVLDFECINLGITFPADISLLVHLRYLAVTGYMQTIPQSIANLQKLETFVVKGLRGLVVLPDTIWQMARLRHLHVNMHVAFKLDDEGLEGCSQLGNLVSFSRLSLSCGEDVESIIKRLPNLQKLRCIFFHPQGSSKNSYQFPRLDFLTHLVSLNVFYYGSAITREFILPSNLRKLTLSNFRLPWSHISTIGRLPNLEVLKLLLGAFEGLTWDMEEEQFKELKFLMLDNLNVSQWNATCDHLPKLQRLVLQNCKDLEEIPYDFADIGTLEVIEVHWCGQSAEESAKWIAEATGDIKVLISSSYLR; via the coding sequence ATGGCTGCCGCTGGTTCCAGCTTTGATCTCATACATTCTACCTTGGAAGGGCTGAGGAGAAGTTTTGATAGATATCACTGGACTGATGAGTTTGGCAATGATGTTGACAGGTTCGATGATGTCAATAAGGATTGGATGTTTTTGAGGACGCTTTGGGAGTCTGTTGACATGCTGAGAAACGGTGATGATGAGGCAGATAAGGTGTTTAATTTGGGACTCAAGATTGAAGCTGCAGCCAAGGAGATTGCTCAGGACGTTGTACTCATAGacaagaagaagatgaagacgGTCTGGGTGGATCTGCAATTTCTCTATGATTACGGAACAAAAACCAAGAATTTGATGGCAGAAATCGGAGAAGATCTTGACCAGCATTTGTCAGGATTTTCGTTTCAACTGCGCCGCCCTTCTCCCCATGTTTGGTTTTGGTCAAGGTTTGTATCCTCTGTAGCATCGCGTATGGGCTCTATCGAACCGACTTCTACGGATTTCAATGCTTTGGCCAGTGAGATGCGCTCGCTGCAGAATTACTTGAATGATGTATTATGCAGTGACGTTGACTACCCAgtggcagcagcagcagcagcaggtGGTGATGACGTTATTGACATCAATGCTTCCATGAATCGTGTTGCATCTGAGATTGTGCACCTTGCAATTCACACTTGTGATTACTGGTTTTCTTACAGGACAAACCCAGGCCCAATCCAAGAGAAAAAATGGATTAAGCTATCTAAATTTGCGGTGGATTTGCAGCATGAGATTGATCCTACCAATCCCAAGTTCATGGAGTTCCATCTCCATTTCCTTATAGCTCTCTATAAAACTGGACAACATCAGGTGAAATTTTGCCGCAAATTTTGCAACTATGTTGCCACGAAATCGGGGGCTGAACAAGTTCTCGACGAGGTGTCTTGGCTGGTGAAGTTTTTAGTCAGCAGTAAACTAGAGGAGGAGGatcaatttcttccaattttttttGCTGAAATTCATGCAGTGCTCGTAGTAATGGCATCTGTTTTCAAGAAACAACGGGATGAATGTCCTAAGACTCTGCATTCTGAGTTAGTTATGATGATTTGTCTCCTCCAGACAGAGCTTTTCCTTACGGAGATTGCTCTGCCAAAGATTAAGAACAGCACTTTTCAAATTGAAGATCAGCTCGATCAAATGAAAGATCAGGTCTGTCAGAAGCTGGGAAAAGTGAGAAGATATTCCAAGAATCTTCCAAGTGGGAAGGCTGAATATGGGAATAAGATTTTGGCTCTCATTGAACAACTGTACTACAGTGTAGCATCTCTCTGTCGGTCATTCAAGGCCAAGAAGATAAACAAATCTACGGTAAAGAACTCAATTCTCCTCCTGCTTCTTAACATTGTCATTTTGAAGGCAGAGTCATTAAATAAGAGTAGTAATGCTGCAAATTTCTTGGTTTATCGGAAAGGTCAAATAGCACTCCTTGAGCAGCTCAATCTTTTCACGCTTCTCTCGAATCACCTAATGACAGTGGACATGGACATGTTCTTCTCACAAACTGAAATATTTACTACGGGGATGATGACAGAAGGCAACAAAAATATGATCCTCTCATCTCTTGAGCTGTTAGATAAGGTGAAGCGTATCAAGGCTAAGCTTAGAGAGGTTTGTCCCCAGGTTCCGTTGTCTGATTTTCCCAAAACTTACAGGCCAGGTTTCATTGATTTTCTACTCAGAAACCTAGAGGACCTGCTGAAATATGATCCTTCATCAATTGCACCAGTCAAGCATCATATAAAAGAGGTTCAACTACAATTCAAGTCTCTGAGTTCTATTTTCATGAAAGCTTCAGAGTCGGATATTAGTGAGAATCCAGAACTAAAAGATTTTCTTAATTGTGCTGCCAATATAGCATATAAAATTGAATATGTCATTGATTTGATTGAAATTGATGCTCAGTGGCAGcatttctttttggtttttgatCTACTAGAGGAGTTAAGAATTGTTAATAAGCGAGCCTCTGGAATTCATTTGACAACCTCTGATGACGGAGACCGAGATTACCAAAACCTTAGCCAGGTTCCACTCAACAAGATGGCACAGGATGGTATCCCATTAATCAAGGAAACGGTGGTGGATATCAGTGATGAAGAACAAGTTATAACTGATCAACTCACCAAAGGATCCGCACGGTTGGGTATTGTTTCTATTGTGGGAATGCCGGGTATTGGCAAAACAACAATGGCTTGGAAACTGTTTAACTGCCCAAAGGTTCTGTCTCACTTTCATTGTCGGGCATGGTGTACAGTTTCACAAGAATATGAGAAAAAAGAACTGTTGCTTGAGATATTAGGTGGCATTCATGGGCTTAATGAGAATATTTGTCAAATGAGTAAGGAAGATCTCCAACTAAAATTGCGTCAGTGCTTGTTGAGAAACAAGTTTCTCATAGTTATGGATGACGTGTGGGATGCTGGAGTttggaatgagttaaaaattTCATTCCCTGATGATGCGAATGGAAGTAGAGTTTTGATAACCAGCCGTCATCATGATGTGGCCTTGCAAATTGAACCAAATGGTGATCCTCATTCTCTACGCTTATTTTCTGATGATGAAAGCTGGAACTTAATAGTAGGGAGAGTATTCCAAGGTGAATCTTGTCCGGAAGAATTGTTGCTAGTCGGAAAGGAAATTGCCCAAAAGTGTAAAGGATTACCTCTAGCTGTAGTTGCAATATCTGGTCTCCTCCGAAGGATAGAAAACAGCAGAGAATCGTGGGAGAAAATTGCAAAAAGCTTGATTGCAAAAGTAATGGAAGATCCAAAAGCTCGGTGCATGGAAATCTTAGAATTGAGTTACAAATACTTACCCGGATATCTAAAACCgtgctttatttatttgggaGTTTTCCTTGAAGACAAGGATATTCCTGTTAGCAAGTTGACACGGTTTTGGCTTGCTGAAGGTTGCATTCATGACTCTGAGTTGAAGAGCTTAGAAGGTATTGCCGAAGGTTACTTGATGGAGTTGATTAGCAGAAGCCTGGTGGAAGTCTCCAAAAGAAGATCCAACGGAATGGTCAAATCATGTCGCTTGCATGATCTGTTACGTGATTTTTGTCAGTTAAAAGCCAGAGCAGAGAACTTCTTCCAGCTAGTAACCAGGTTTGATGAGCCATATGTTTCTTTTCCTAGTTCAGATTTTggttttgaatttgattttggcCATCATTCTGATCCTGTAACATATGAGGCCTACCGATTGtgcattttcttgaagcgaGTTCATTTTGTTGTATCAAGACCTTTTGGCCTGGGCACTCGTTCTTTGATATTCTTCCCCTCAGCTGATTCAGAGCCCAGATGTCCATATGACATCTCATTCATTTGTAGCAACTTCAAACTTCTGCGGGTGTTAGATTTTGAATGCATCAACCTGGGTATCACCTTCCCTGCTGACATTTCGTTACTGGTCCATTTGAGGTACTTGGCAGTTACTGGATATATGCAAACTATTCCACAATCCATTGCCAATCTCCAAAAACTAGAAACTTTTGTCGTGAAGGGATTACGTGGTCTGGTTGTTTTACCAGATACTATTTGGCAAATGGCAAGGTTGAGGCATCTtcatgtgaatatgcatgttgCTTTCAAATTGGATGATGAAGGGCTTGAAGGCTGCTCTCAGTTGGGAAATTTGGTCAGCTTTTcccgtctctctctctcttgtggtGAAGATGTAGAATCAATAATAAAGAGGTTGCCAAATCTGCAGAAACTGAGATGCATATTCTTTCATCCACAGGGTTCTTCGAAGAATTCCTATCAGTTTCCAAGATTAGATTTTCTAACTCATTTGGTATCACTCAATGTATTTTACTACGGAAGCGCTATTACCAGGGAATTCATTCTCCCGTCCAATCTGAGGAAATTGACTCTATCAAACTTTCGTCTACCATGGAGTCATATCTCAACAATTGGGAGACTACCCAACCTGGAAGTTCTCAAATTGCTTCTTGGTGCCTTTGAGGGGCTGACATGGGACATGGAGGAAGAACAGTTCAAGGAACTCAAATTCTTGATGTTAGACAATCTGAACGTTTCTCAATGGAATGCGACTTGTGATCACCTTCCCAAACTTCAACGGCTTGTCTTGCAAAATTGCAAAGACCTCGAGGAAATCCCGTATGATTTTGCAGACATAGGTACCCTGGAAGTGATTGAAGTGCACTGGTGCGGACAATCAGCAGAAGAGTCTGCAAAATGGATTGCGGAAGCAACTGGGGACATCAAAGTGCTTATTAGTAGTTCATATTTGAGATGA
- the LOC113776076 gene encoding uncharacterized protein LOC113776076: MRMTLENYWAFLEKEGTEFRDLLKCTGGTNRGVSYKVIWDLQRCATGTDPVILDLRSMGKGQVWANGHKKYADIAFLLLQEMVSEEPRLYVGNLLKACDLHIHKSTRGHESGGKNGFSVFSDQDSANEIQNV; encoded by the exons ATGCGAATGACCCTGGAG AACTATTGGGCATTCCTTGAGAAAGAGGGGACTGAGTTTAGGGATCTGTTGAAATGCACTGGAGGTACAAATAGGGGAGTCAGTTACAAAGTAATTTGGGACCTACAG AGATGTGCTACTGGGACAGATCCAGTTATTCTTGATTTAAGAAGCATGGGAAAAGGTCAGGTTTGGGCAAATGGCCATAAAAAATACGCAGACATTGCATTCTTGCTGCTCCAAGAAATGGTTTCAGAAGAACCCCGTCTCTATGTGGGAAACCTGCTCAAGGCTTGT GACCTTCATATTCACAAAAGCACTCGTGGGCATGAAAGCGGGGGCAAGAATGGTTTTTCAGTTTTCAGTGACCAAGATTCGGCTAACGAAATTCAAAATGTATGA